Below is a genomic region from Citrobacter tructae.
ACCTCAAGGCGTTTTTTGGCCTGCCGATCCCTACTCTCTTTCTTCTCTTCGAGCTGGCGCTTCTTCTCAACACGCTGCGCCTCGGCCCGGCTCTTCGCGGTCTGCGCTTTGGCAACGGCGGTGGCGCACTCGTAGCAGCAAACCACCTGCCCGTCGCGGACCGGGTGGAACCACTGGCGGCATTCTTTGTTGGCGCACTTGCGGCGCGGTAGCTTAGCCATACTCAACCCCACGCCCTGTTTTGCCAGACCTTACTCGGACGCGGCGCTTTCTCGCTTTCCGGCAACTGCACGCTGACAGTCCAGGTGATGTTGTCGCGATTAAGGCTGCGTTCTACCGTGGCGCCACGACGGCGGTAACTGGCCACCAGCTCGTCGGCCTGCTCGGTTGTGCATTCGTGATGATGGAAATATGAGTATTTCATCGCCATCACCCCGCAAAGCTCATGAGCTGCGCTGCGGCGTTTTCCGCTTCACGCTGGTCCTTGAATGCCCTGGACAATACCCAGCGCCACAGAACATCGAGCGCGGCTTTGTAGAGCTGCTGGAACTCAGTTTCGTCCATGTTGGCGAAGGCAATGCTGCGGGGATGTTTGCGGAGGGTGCCGTCGGGCAGCTGTATGGCGTCGTAGTGACCAGACTCGACTATCACCCATGCTCGGTATGCGTCATAGGATTTGCAGATGCTGATGCTACCGCCACGCTTATCGGCGATGCGGTCGAGATATTGTTCGGCAGCATCCAGGAGCGCGGCTTCGCTTCCCGCGAATGAGGCAAGAAATTTTGCGTAGCCGGTTACCAACTTGCGTTCGTTGGAGGAGATTGCTCCGCCAGTAGGTTCCCAGTATTCAAATCCGAGATTGAGTAATGCGAAGAAGCGACGGTGAAAGGCTGGATTGCGTACCTGCCGGAACTCGGACACCAGCACGGCACCGAGTTTGATTTTCGACTGCAGAATATCACTGGTCTCGGGCGTAGCCGGGATCAGGATTCCTGAGGACTGCTTGATTAGTTGTAGTTCGTGCGCCATGGTTTCTCTCCGTGGCGCTTTGCTGCTCCGTGTCGTTGTTCAGGCGACGAAAGGATTATGGCAGTAGGCTATCTTCTCCGTCAATCCGGAAACCTGCCTCCCGGAGGAGATCGAGTAACTCAGCGAGAGAGAGAACGTGCTGATCATCTCTTACGCGCTCAAGGCTTGTTACTTCACCACCTTCGCATGTAATGACGAATTTACCACCTTCCTTGACGGTATCAATCGCTTCAGCGACCTCAATGCTCACATCCCCCTCCTCACTTTGCTATCAACAAATTTCACTCTTCCAGCCGGGATAATCCCGTCCACAGAACCAACATACCAAATGGCGCAAATTTCCTAATAGGTTGGCTGGAAGAAAAATAAAACTATTTACTGCAACATCTTAACTATACTCCAAAACAACTGTACATATAAACAGTATTTATCTGTTTTGCTTAAGTATGCACATGAAAGACCTGTTTGCGCAAGGTCATTTATCCGATTGATTTAGATAAATTTTATTGCTACTTTCGTGCAAAAATTGATCGTTATTTTTAACAGGTAACTACGTCAAAACTGTCGATTGTAAATATCTGATTGGAATGCTCTCGTCAGGTAAATGACAAAGGTGTCGATGTCGTCAGGGGACATATTTCACTCGTGGCGAGGAAAGTCAGGTTGGTAATTTGTTGCTGCGCTGTGCTTATTTGATAATCGATTTAATAGATCGATTTTATCAAATCGATCGGTATTATCGATCGACTAATATTTGTAGCGGTTTTCCGGGAGAAACGCGTATTCGTAGGTGAAGTTGAATGCCTCGTTTTCAGTGTTAAATCGACGCTCGGTGATATCTCTCCAGCGCCCTCCCCTGAAATACTTCTGTGCTACCCACTTTCCCTCGAACGGAAATACAGCATATGCGCCTACATACCGGTTATCAGCATGCGGATCCGGATACGACTCACCTTCTGCCAGAGTGTAAAACTTGATGCCGCCAACAATGAGACATCCCATTACTTCTTCTCGTTCTGCGCAGCCATATCCAGATAGCGCGGATCGGATGCTTTCGGCAGTATCATGCTTTGTTCGCGGTAGTAGCGAACACGCTCCATGAAGTATTCACGCAGGTGCTCTGGCTGCTCGCGGGCTACCTGCTCGGCGATAACTTGCATATTCAGGCGCTCTTTGTACGCTACGCCACTTGCAGCAAGGTCGACGTTAACCTTGTCCTGCTCTTCTTTCGATTTTGCTGCGATGTTGAAATCACTCATCCAATGCCCACTCCTTTAGCTTGGTACCTGATGGGAGTCTTTGCGGATGCAAAGGGTCCTTGCCTGATTTTGTTTTCCCAAAGCAAAGGACTGGCTTCCCAGAAGACAGTAGTAAGTTCATGCAATTATCCAGGAGATGTCTATTACCCGCCCTCAGCTTCGCTCTACTCCCCCAGCACGGAACTAAAATATCGGCCTCGCTAATAATCTGCTGGAAGTGGAAATCGTGCTCATTTCCCCTTAGGGGAATATCTGTTCTCAATCCATTGATATCTGTTGAAACAAGAGAAAACACATTAGCAACTATGACCTTGCCTGCTCCATTTTCCTTCGCAAATTCCAACATCCGGTTAACGGTTCTGTCGTTATCTACATCATTTGCTATTGATGGGTTTATACCAATGAACGCTACCGTCTTGAGCGCGACTCCAATTTTCCGATCAAGGCGGTATCGATACTTACCGCATTCGCTGAAATTCGCTGACATAATAAAATCCCCTCGGGTTATGGAGGGGATTATAGGTCAGGCTGCAATTTGTTTCGACTGGCATAGCTCCAGCAGATTGGCCCTCATCTGAGCCTAAGCAAACAGGTGCGGAATTGCCAAAGAAAACCCGCTACAGCGGGTTTAAATAGAGAGATTGATTACTGTGATGTAACCCCGAAGTTCTATGAAATTCTTCTATACCAC
It encodes:
- a CDS encoding DUF1367 family protein, yielding MAHELQLIKQSSGILIPATPETSDILQSKIKLGAVLVSEFRQVRNPAFHRRFFALLNLGFEYWEPTGGAISSNERKLVTGYAKFLASFAGSEAALLDAAEQYLDRIADKRGGSISICKSYDAYRAWVIVESGHYDAIQLPDGTLRKHPRSIAFANMDETEFQQLYKAALDVLWRWVLSRAFKDQREAENAAAQLMSFAG
- a CDS encoding DUF1643 domain-containing protein; this translates as MSANFSECGKYRYRLDRKIGVALKTVAFIGINPSIANDVDNDRTVNRMLEFAKENGAGKVIVANVFSLVSTDINGLRTDIPLRGNEHDFHFQQIISEADILVPCWGSRAKLRAGNRHLLDNCMNLLLSSGKPVLCFGKTKSGKDPLHPQRLPSGTKLKEWALDE
- a CDS encoding DNA polymerase III subunit theta; protein product: MSDFNIAAKSKEEQDKVNVDLAASGVAYKERLNMQVIAEQVAREQPEHLREYFMERVRYYREQSMILPKASDPRYLDMAAQNEKK